The following coding sequences are from one Streptomyces angustmyceticus window:
- a CDS encoding CatB-related O-acetyltransferase: MVPAVPAGPADPTVLHPMPEQPRVVLLKPLVTSPLIEVGEFTYYDDPDDPTAFETRNVLYHYGPEKLVIGKFCALGEGVRFVMNGANHRMDGPSTFPFPIMGGSWAAHFDLITGLPGRGDTVVGNDVWFGYRAMVMPGVRIGHGAVIASGSVVVDDVPDYGVVGGNPARLIRRRFDDADIARLLEVAWWDWPLDHLTAHLPAVMSGSVDALEAARPGER; encoded by the coding sequence ATGGTGCCTGCTGTTCCCGCCGGTCCCGCGGATCCGACCGTGTTGCATCCGATGCCCGAGCAGCCGCGGGTGGTGCTGTTGAAGCCGTTGGTGACCTCGCCGCTGATCGAGGTGGGGGAGTTCACCTACTACGACGACCCGGACGATCCGACGGCGTTCGAGACCCGCAATGTGCTGTACCACTACGGGCCGGAGAAGCTGGTCATCGGGAAGTTCTGTGCGCTGGGGGAGGGGGTGCGGTTCGTGATGAACGGGGCCAACCACCGGATGGACGGGCCCTCGACGTTCCCCTTCCCGATCATGGGCGGTTCCTGGGCCGCGCACTTCGACCTGATCACCGGGCTGCCCGGCCGGGGCGACACCGTGGTGGGCAACGATGTCTGGTTCGGCTACCGGGCCATGGTGATGCCCGGTGTCCGGATCGGCCATGGCGCGGTCATCGCGTCCGGCTCCGTCGTCGTCGACGACGTTCCGGACTACGGGGTCGTCGGCGGCAACCCCGCCCGCCTGATCCGCCGTCGCTTCGACGACGCGGACATCGCCCGGCTGCTGGAAGTGGCCTGGTGGGACTGGCCGCTCGACCACCTCACCGCACACCTTCCGGCGGTCATGTCCGGCAGCGTCGACGCGTTGGAGGCGGCCCGCCCCGGGGAGCGGTGA
- a CDS encoding alpha/beta hydrolase has protein sequence MLPALRRTGLLCALTATAALLPAAPVHATPPAAALRFGPCPDSVPDPPAPAHVECGRLSVPLDRDRPDGKHLDIAVSRVRASGPASDRRGVLLVNPGGPGGSGLPYAVTKRAKLPERVRRAYDVIGFDPRGTGASAPADCGPMGGLFDAPAPDPVPASRPAEKAHLATLRRTADDCARGVADALPHLSTTETARDMDALRAALGEPRIGFLGVSYGSYLGAAYAALFPQRVGRMVLDSVVGPWSWYDFDLVQGRALIRQRDVFFAWAAGHHRRFALGADGAAVRTAYQRVRDGLAKHPVDGFGAAEFDRAVYRALGRAERWTGLADGLRTYLRDGTTGPLRPAEPFDGAASRTYEAANRTVKCADGPAPAPARVTADIRRIRRLDPQPVLTGVEASVCAYWHHRPARRTPLGSPDAPPVLLIASTHDPVTPVRGALALQRRLPGSRLVSLHDDYSHGVFASRGNACVDGTAAAYLLDGTVPRTDVHCTGPGLPTP, from the coding sequence GTGCTTCCTGCCCTCCGCCGCACCGGCCTGCTCTGCGCCCTGACGGCCACCGCCGCCCTGCTCCCCGCGGCCCCCGTGCACGCCACTCCCCCGGCCGCCGCCCTCCGCTTCGGCCCCTGCCCGGACTCCGTACCGGACCCGCCCGCGCCCGCACACGTCGAATGCGGCCGCCTGAGCGTGCCGTTGGACCGGGACCGCCCGGACGGCAAGCACCTCGACATCGCGGTCTCCCGGGTCCGCGCCTCGGGACCGGCGTCCGACCGACGGGGCGTCCTGCTGGTCAACCCCGGAGGTCCCGGCGGCTCGGGCCTGCCCTATGCCGTCACCAAGCGCGCCAAACTGCCGGAACGCGTACGGCGGGCGTACGACGTGATCGGCTTTGACCCCCGCGGCACCGGCGCGAGCGCCCCCGCCGACTGCGGCCCGATGGGCGGCCTCTTCGACGCCCCCGCGCCGGACCCCGTCCCGGCGAGCCGGCCCGCCGAGAAGGCCCACCTCGCCACCCTCCGCAGGACCGCGGACGACTGCGCCCGCGGCGTCGCGGACGCCCTGCCGCACCTGTCGACGACCGAGACCGCCCGCGACATGGACGCCCTGCGCGCGGCGCTCGGCGAACCCCGGATCGGCTTCCTCGGCGTCTCGTACGGCAGTTACCTCGGCGCGGCCTATGCCGCCCTCTTCCCGCAGCGGGTCGGCCGGATGGTGCTGGACAGCGTCGTCGGCCCCTGGTCGTGGTACGACTTCGACCTCGTGCAGGGCCGGGCGCTGATCCGGCAGCGGGACGTGTTCTTCGCCTGGGCCGCCGGGCACCACCGGCGCTTCGCGCTCGGTGCCGACGGCGCGGCGGTGCGTACCGCCTACCAGCGGGTGCGGGACGGTCTCGCGAAGCATCCCGTGGACGGCTTCGGTGCCGCGGAGTTCGACCGCGCCGTGTACCGCGCGCTGGGCCGCGCCGAACGCTGGACGGGCCTCGCCGACGGCCTGCGGACGTATCTGCGCGACGGGACCACCGGCCCGCTGCGCCCGGCGGAGCCCTTCGACGGCGCCGCCTCACGCACCTACGAGGCCGCCAACCGCACCGTCAAGTGCGCCGACGGACCGGCACCGGCACCCGCCCGCGTCACCGCCGACATCCGACGGATACGCCGCCTCGACCCGCAACCGGTGCTCACCGGTGTGGAAGCCTCGGTGTGTGCCTACTGGCACCACCGTCCCGCACGCCGCACACCGCTCGGCAGCCCCGACGCCCCGCCCGTCCTGCTCATCGCCTCCACGCACGACCCCGTCACCCCCGTCCGGGGCGCCCTGGCACTGCAACGGCGCCTGCCCGGCTCGCGGCTCGTCTCCCTGCACGACGACTACTCCCACGGCGTGTTCGCCAGCCGCGGCAACGCCTGCGTGGACGGCACGGCCGCCGCGTACCTGCTCGACGGAACCGTCCCGCGAACCGACGTCCACTGCACCGGGCCCGGCCTGCCGACCCCCTGA
- a CDS encoding ATP-grasp domain-containing protein — MAHLLMVESWVGAMSRLLPRAIREGGHEFTFLTRDLHHYLRTAPEGTAHPLLGARHVLTADTNDLATLLPYVARLQPALGFDGVLTSCDYYLPTAARIAARLGLPGPAPEAVENACRKDATRHLLAAAGIPGPRYAVCADRSEAAAAAAEIGYPLVLKPVDLCAGMFVRRVDDEAELIRACRALDGFPVNARGQRRAPVILLEELLHGPEVSVETVTFDGGTEVIGITDKSVGGAPAFIETGHMFPAALPAADATAAQETAVRAIEALGLDGVVAHTEIKLTPDGPRLVEVNPRPAGNRITELIRHVTGIDTAAACVDVARGQRPDLRTRETGLRSAAIGFVVPQTAGVLEAVDGADLVGAAPGVLELQLAEPGTAVKEAGSNNAYLGHVMAGDAEGPDARRRVEALLSQLRPRVVNR; from the coding sequence GTGGCTCATCTGCTGATGGTCGAGAGCTGGGTCGGAGCGATGAGCAGGCTGCTGCCACGCGCGATCCGTGAGGGCGGGCACGAGTTCACCTTCCTCACCCGCGACCTGCACCACTACCTGCGCACCGCCCCCGAGGGCACCGCCCACCCCCTGCTCGGCGCCCGCCATGTGCTGACCGCCGACACCAACGACCTCGCCACACTGCTGCCCTACGTGGCGCGGCTGCAGCCGGCGCTCGGCTTCGACGGGGTCCTCACCTCCTGCGACTACTACCTCCCGACCGCCGCCCGGATCGCCGCCCGCCTCGGCCTGCCCGGCCCGGCGCCCGAGGCCGTCGAGAACGCCTGCCGCAAGGACGCCACCCGCCACCTGCTCGCCGCCGCGGGGATACCCGGGCCGCGCTACGCGGTCTGCGCGGACCGCTCCGAAGCCGCCGCCGCGGCCGCGGAGATCGGCTATCCGCTGGTGCTGAAGCCGGTCGACCTGTGCGCGGGGATGTTCGTCCGGCGCGTCGACGACGAAGCGGAGCTGATCCGCGCCTGCCGCGCGCTCGACGGCTTCCCCGTCAACGCCCGAGGGCAGCGCAGGGCGCCCGTGATCCTCCTCGAAGAGCTGCTCCACGGCCCCGAAGTCAGCGTCGAGACCGTCACCTTCGACGGCGGCACCGAGGTGATCGGGATCACCGACAAGAGCGTCGGCGGGGCACCGGCCTTCATCGAGACCGGCCACATGTTCCCCGCGGCGCTGCCGGCGGCCGACGCGACGGCCGCGCAGGAGACGGCCGTCCGGGCGATCGAGGCACTCGGGCTCGACGGCGTCGTCGCGCACACCGAGATCAAGCTGACGCCGGACGGCCCCCGCCTGGTCGAGGTCAACCCCCGCCCCGCGGGCAACCGCATCACCGAACTGATCCGCCACGTCACCGGCATCGACACCGCCGCCGCCTGTGTGGACGTCGCCCGGGGACAGCGGCCCGACCTGCGGACACGGGAGACCGGACTGCGCAGCGCGGCCATCGGTTTCGTGGTGCCGCAGACCGCCGGCGTGCTGGAGGCGGTGGACGGCGCCGACCTCGTGGGCGCGGCGCCGGGAGTACTGGAACTCCAGCTCGCCGAGCCCGGCACGGCCGTCAAGGAGGCCGGCAGCAACAACGCCTACCTGGGACACGTCATGGCCGGTGACGCCGAGGGCCCGGACGCGCGCCGGCGCGTCGAGGCGCTGCTGTCCCAGCTGCGCCCGCGGGTGGTGAACCGATGA
- a CDS encoding Rossmann-like domain-containing protein translates to MNPLVTRTPDPDAPVPAAPFDAPAASYDDLVARVLDGEFGPAPRSHRISVAFSTRQAVRHDGRGGGYRNEVLSLRLAAAVGSCAVEPGELPDAAVEDCVGADLAHLLEHELRPVRVAALDAYLMHVRPHTPANGARPWSLPAGSSLRKSRARARAVTALVDAPPGARVLVVGVVNSLLEALRERGMPYVPCDLKGGTTEWGEPVRTDALAEAERCDAVLASGMTLGNGSFEPLREHARRHGKPLVMFAQTGSAVLPRFLGSGVSAVCAEPYPFFWLDGGPGLIHRYGTTAPGAAR, encoded by the coding sequence ATGAACCCGCTCGTCACCCGCACCCCGGACCCCGACGCCCCCGTCCCCGCCGCTCCGTTCGACGCCCCCGCCGCTTCCTACGACGACCTCGTGGCCCGCGTCCTGGACGGCGAGTTCGGGCCCGCCCCGCGCAGCCACCGGATCTCCGTCGCCTTCAGCACCCGCCAGGCCGTACGCCATGACGGCCGCGGCGGCGGCTACCGCAACGAGGTGCTGAGCCTGCGGCTCGCGGCGGCGGTCGGCTCCTGCGCCGTGGAGCCCGGAGAACTGCCGGACGCGGCCGTCGAGGACTGCGTCGGCGCGGACCTCGCCCACCTCCTGGAACACGAGCTGCGGCCCGTGCGGGTGGCCGCCCTCGACGCGTATCTGATGCACGTACGCCCGCACACGCCCGCGAACGGCGCCCGGCCCTGGTCGCTGCCCGCCGGGTCGTCGCTGCGCAAGTCGCGGGCCAGGGCGCGGGCGGTCACCGCCCTGGTCGATGCCCCGCCCGGCGCCCGGGTGCTCGTGGTCGGCGTCGTCAACTCGCTGCTGGAGGCGCTGCGGGAGCGCGGAATGCCGTACGTGCCCTGCGACCTCAAGGGCGGCACGACGGAGTGGGGCGAGCCCGTACGCACCGACGCGCTCGCCGAGGCGGAGCGCTGCGACGCGGTCCTCGCCTCCGGCATGACGCTCGGCAACGGCAGCTTCGAACCGCTGCGGGAACACGCCCGGCGCCACGGCAAACCTTTGGTGATGTTCGCCCAGACCGGCAGCGCGGTACTGCCGCGGTTCCTCGGCTCGGGGGTCAGCGCGGTGTGCGCCGAGCCCTACCCGTTCTTCTGGCTCGACGGCGGACCGGGGCTCATCCACCGCTACGGCACCACGGCACCGGGAGCCGCCCGGTGA
- a CDS encoding PLP-dependent cysteine synthase family protein, with product MTTAVAPPTGNRALLGLLGRTPLARVTTDLPCPHPGFWAKLEGLGAGGMKARAAVSMLLGAEERGELRPGAPVVESTSGTLGVGLAFAGQALGHPVVLVGDTELEPSMRRLLRTYGVRLELVDRPAAEGGWQAARLARLRHLLAELPGAYWPDQYNNPDNVAGYASLAAEMAAELDHLDVLVCSVGTGGHSAGVVAPLRRHWPRLRLIGVDATGSTIFGQPARARLMRGLGSSIHPRNVAYDAFDEVHWVGPAESAAACRRLAAGNFVSGGWSTGAVALVAAWAARVHPGAVVATVFPDGPQRYLGSVYDDDFTTAHGLDLTRAAARPVEIPHPRAAEATGWTRCRTVADPLAPPAAEGRQDPPATPLPAATGPRPVPTAPAAESPRTARRTTRKEAP from the coding sequence GTGACCACCGCCGTCGCACCGCCCACCGGCAACCGCGCACTCCTCGGCCTGCTCGGCCGCACCCCGCTCGCCCGCGTCACCACCGACCTGCCCTGCCCGCACCCCGGCTTCTGGGCCAAGCTCGAAGGGCTCGGCGCGGGCGGCATGAAGGCGCGAGCCGCCGTCTCGATGCTGCTCGGCGCCGAGGAACGCGGCGAACTGCGCCCCGGCGCCCCCGTCGTGGAGTCCACCTCCGGCACCCTCGGCGTCGGCCTGGCCTTCGCGGGACAGGCACTCGGCCACCCCGTCGTCCTGGTCGGCGACACCGAACTGGAACCCTCCATGCGCCGCCTGCTGCGCACCTACGGGGTCCGGCTCGAACTGGTCGACCGGCCCGCGGCCGAGGGCGGCTGGCAGGCCGCCCGGCTCGCCCGGCTGCGGCACCTGCTCGCCGAACTCCCCGGCGCCTACTGGCCCGACCAGTACAACAACCCCGACAACGTGGCCGGCTACGCCTCCCTCGCCGCCGAGATGGCAGCCGAACTCGACCACCTCGACGTCCTGGTGTGCAGCGTCGGCACCGGCGGCCACAGCGCCGGAGTCGTCGCCCCGCTGCGCCGGCACTGGCCGCGGCTGCGCCTGATCGGCGTGGACGCCACCGGATCGACCATCTTCGGCCAGCCCGCCAGGGCCCGGCTGATGCGCGGCCTCGGCAGCAGCATCCACCCGCGCAACGTCGCCTACGACGCGTTCGACGAGGTGCACTGGGTCGGCCCGGCCGAGTCCGCCGCCGCCTGCCGCAGGCTCGCCGCCGGCAACTTCGTCAGCGGCGGCTGGAGCACCGGCGCCGTCGCCCTCGTCGCCGCATGGGCCGCCCGCGTCCACCCCGGAGCCGTGGTCGCCACGGTCTTCCCGGACGGGCCGCAGCGCTACCTGGGCAGCGTCTACGACGACGACTTCACCACCGCCCACGGCCTGGACCTGACCCGCGCCGCCGCCCGGCCCGTCGAGATCCCGCACCCGCGGGCGGCGGAGGCGACCGGATGGACACGCTGCCGCACGGTCGCCGACCCGCTCGCACCCCCGGCCGCCGAAGGCCGCCAGGACCCTCCCGCCACCCCGCTCCCCGCCGCGACCGGCCCCCGCCCCGTCCCCACCGCCCCCGCCGCGGAGTCCCCCCGAACCGCCCGCCGCACCACCCGGAAAGAAGCCCCGTGA
- a CDS encoding mandelate racemase/muconate lactonizing enzyme family protein: MKVSQRTVRLALSEPLRISRSTMAARDAVWLAVEHDGRHGHGEAVTSTYYGLDTATLGRLLHTAGRELARCTDPESALDALRAGDLPAPGTPPAVTAAVESALLDLVGKRAGAPVHRLLGSTAPPRAATARTLGITSCRAAAEQAARLARQGFSVLKLKAGAPDPEDDLDRVRAVRRAAPHARLLLDPNGAWHPALAQDLLPRYADLGIEAVEQPLAPGDPETLARLAARSPLPVIADEDAAGPDDARRLAGRVHGINVKLAKCGGVTAALRIADLIAGSGTDLMLGCLTASSLGLAPAVHLADRARWTDLDGHLLLAHDPWTGIGGTDGTVEAGRQPGLGVRPVRDAEAAR, encoded by the coding sequence GTGAAGGTCAGCCAGCGCACCGTACGACTCGCCCTCAGCGAACCGCTGCGCATATCCCGCTCCACGATGGCGGCCCGCGACGCCGTCTGGCTCGCCGTCGAACACGACGGCCGGCACGGCCACGGAGAAGCCGTCACCAGCACCTACTACGGCCTGGACACCGCCACCCTCGGCCGGCTGCTGCACACGGCCGGACGCGAACTCGCCCGCTGCACCGACCCCGAGAGCGCGCTCGACGCGCTGCGCGCGGGCGATCTGCCCGCACCCGGCACGCCCCCGGCGGTGACCGCGGCCGTGGAGTCCGCACTCCTCGACCTCGTCGGCAAGCGCGCCGGCGCCCCCGTCCACCGGCTGCTGGGCAGCACCGCGCCGCCGCGCGCCGCCACCGCCCGCACCCTCGGCATCACCTCCTGCCGCGCGGCCGCGGAACAGGCCGCCCGGCTCGCCCGGCAGGGCTTCTCCGTCCTCAAGCTCAAGGCCGGTGCCCCGGACCCCGAGGACGACCTCGACCGGGTACGCGCCGTCCGCCGCGCCGCGCCGCACGCCCGGCTGCTGCTCGACCCCAACGGCGCCTGGCACCCGGCCCTGGCACAGGACCTGCTGCCCCGCTACGCCGACCTCGGCATCGAGGCCGTCGAGCAGCCCCTCGCCCCCGGCGACCCCGAGACGCTGGCCCGCCTCGCCGCGCGCTCGCCACTGCCGGTCATCGCCGACGAGGACGCCGCCGGCCCCGACGACGCCCGGCGGCTGGCCGGCCGGGTGCACGGCATCAACGTCAAGCTCGCCAAGTGCGGCGGCGTCACCGCCGCACTGCGCATCGCCGACCTGATCGCCGGCAGCGGCACCGACCTGATGCTCGGCTGCCTCACCGCCAGCTCCCTGGGCCTCGCCCCCGCCGTCCACCTCGCCGACCGGGCCCGCTGGACCGACCTCGACGGCCACCTGCTGCTCGCCCACGACCCCTGGACCGGCATCGGCGGCACCGACGGCACGGTGGAGGCCGGCCGGCAACCAGGGCTCGGAGTGCGGCCGGTCCGCGATGCGGAGGCCGCACGGTGA